One genomic window of Paenibacillus xylanilyticus includes the following:
- a CDS encoding helix-turn-helix domain-containing protein produces MERERLREDRIHGNAMYPVSVYPDIEQLNGDSILDCHWHDEMEFTMVTQGSAVFQIDMNTVEVKAGEAIFVNRGEIHAGYLKSDLPCVFSSIVFSPELLGSRTFDAVQEKFIRPLVHKTLIPPFHMKPEDDWGREILLHLQHIFADHANGSETCEMTTKAYLYLIFARMFEHMRPAAVKGTVPTGSHDKVERLKSVLGYIHKRYPEQLKLKELADEANMSEGHFCRFFKQMVQKSPVDYINYYRVQQACYQLENTDHKIVDIAMDVGFEHLSYFITTFKKHKNTTPSQYRKMFYEKVAMEPALI; encoded by the coding sequence ATGGAACGCGAACGATTACGGGAGGACCGAATCCACGGTAATGCGATGTATCCCGTCAGTGTTTATCCGGATATTGAACAGCTTAATGGAGACAGCATTCTGGATTGTCACTGGCACGATGAGATGGAATTTACGATGGTGACTCAAGGCAGTGCTGTGTTCCAGATTGACATGAATACTGTGGAGGTGAAAGCGGGTGAGGCGATTTTTGTGAACCGGGGTGAAATTCATGCAGGCTATCTGAAAAGCGACCTTCCCTGCGTGTTTTCCTCCATCGTGTTCAGTCCGGAGCTGCTGGGCAGCCGTACCTTCGATGCCGTGCAGGAGAAGTTTATCAGACCGCTCGTTCATAAGACACTTATTCCTCCATTTCATATGAAGCCGGAGGATGACTGGGGGCGTGAGATCCTGCTGCATCTCCAGCATATTTTTGCGGATCATGCTAATGGTTCTGAAACCTGTGAGATGACAACCAAAGCCTACCTGTATCTCATTTTCGCCCGTATGTTTGAACACATGCGCCCTGCCGCTGTGAAAGGAACTGTCCCAACAGGCAGCCATGACAAAGTGGAGCGGCTCAAATCAGTCCTCGGCTACATTCACAAGCGCTACCCTGAGCAGCTGAAGCTGAAAGAGCTGGCCGATGAGGCCAATATGAGTGAAGGACACTTTTGTCGTTTTTTCAAGCAGATGGTACAGAAAAGTCCTGTCGACTATATTAACTATTACCGTGTACAGCAGGCCTGTTACCAGCTCGAGAACACGGATCACAAAATCGTGGATATTGCCATGGATGTTGGCTTTGAACATCTGAGCTACTTCATCACCACATTCAAAAAACACAAAAATACAACCCCCTCGCAGTATCGGAAAATGTTTTATGAAAAGGTGGCTATGGAGCCTGCACTTATATGA
- a CDS encoding FUSC family protein, with protein sequence MSFGARVLKTGIAVTLALYLSMFLNPQSPVPAAIAAIFAMQPSIYRSWKYFLDQLQTTTLGAIVALLGGMVLSNEPIAVGLIIVLVIMICLKLNMGETVGLTLVTVVSIMEASGDWHFALNRFLLTLVGIVSAFLINITVFPPKPKVQFVKQIQNVFNSMSLLLRTSISDEIKEVVFRDEKGSLGGSIKSLSDKYNLFEEEQKKMKRSKFSETRQMVVYKQMLLSLQKGYDVLDSVERHYFQAQRTPEMDQFFDTHLELVIKFHEHALLKFEDKLKPNGEEAAQFILDNDRFMEQAISQFDMDQEGMLRLSIVAAAIYDYGYQLERLNRLAEHVHSSTEDNESQDKMLNWLKWP encoded by the coding sequence GTGTCGTTTGGAGCACGCGTGCTTAAGACAGGAATTGCGGTAACGCTTGCTCTGTACCTGAGCATGTTCTTGAATCCGCAGTCACCGGTACCGGCTGCCATAGCTGCCATCTTCGCGATGCAGCCATCAATCTATCGTTCCTGGAAGTATTTCCTGGATCAATTGCAGACAACGACGCTTGGAGCCATTGTTGCCCTCTTGGGCGGTATGGTATTGTCCAATGAGCCAATCGCAGTGGGATTGATCATTGTGCTTGTTATTATGATTTGTCTTAAATTGAATATGGGTGAGACCGTAGGGCTGACTCTGGTTACCGTCGTTTCCATTATGGAAGCTTCAGGTGACTGGCATTTTGCATTGAACCGGTTCCTGCTGACGCTTGTTGGTATTGTATCTGCGTTTCTTATTAATATTACGGTATTCCCGCCTAAACCCAAGGTGCAGTTTGTGAAGCAGATCCAGAATGTGTTCAACAGCATGTCCCTGCTGTTACGTACGTCCATCTCGGATGAGATCAAGGAAGTTGTTTTCAGGGATGAGAAGGGCAGTCTGGGTGGTTCCATCAAATCGCTCTCGGACAAGTACAATTTGTTTGAGGAAGAACAGAAGAAAATGAAGCGTTCCAAATTCAGCGAGACGCGGCAGATGGTTGTATATAAACAAATGCTGCTGAGCCTGCAAAAAGGGTATGACGTGCTGGATTCCGTGGAGCGGCATTATTTCCAGGCGCAGCGAACGCCGGAAATGGATCAGTTTTTTGATACACATCTTGAATTGGTCATTAAATTCCACGAGCATGCCCTGCTCAAATTCGAGGATAAGTTGAAGCCGAATGGGGAAGAGGCAGCGCAGTTCATATTGGATAATGATCGGTTCATGGAACAAGCCATATCCCAGTTTGATATGGATCAGGAAGGCATGCTGAGACTATCTATCGTTGCTGCAGCAATATACGATTACGGATATCAGCTGGAACGACTCAATAGGCTTGCTGAACATGTGCATAGCTCGACGGAAGACAACGAGTCACAGGATAAAATGCTGAACTGGCTTAAGTGGCCTTAA
- a CDS encoding phosphotransferase family protein, with translation MSTITTGLHQAIPTEMLYQLVEKDFGTATKVKEYSLLQGGLFNTTYRILLEHAAYSDVILRLAPEGIDSQAEKASDPLFSFERTMMTAEPVVYDYYQKAGIPAPHVIVCDNSGSVIPRTYMFMEFIPSKQLNHPSISLPEKDKLYRELGKYTAAMHRIQGESFGWPQGDGTIRGSDRWSEVLMAFAEETASKAEQVGYMPGAREQITSMFRDHSALFDEVTVPVLVHNDLWEANVLIHEDKDEKDTLNIAAIIDGDRSMFADREFEAILSTAQPAFHEGYGQALDMSDQGLARRLAYRILSSYFNAYVHEYQVDQPHDGEKFRQRTLELMEQWKMMMEPYQ, from the coding sequence TTGAGTACCATTACTACAGGCTTACACCAGGCTATTCCAACCGAGATGTTATATCAATTGGTGGAGAAGGATTTTGGAACCGCTACCAAAGTGAAAGAGTACTCCCTCTTGCAGGGTGGGCTTTTCAATACAACTTACCGGATACTGCTGGAGCATGCAGCTTATTCGGATGTGATTTTGCGTTTGGCCCCAGAAGGAATAGATTCGCAAGCGGAGAAGGCCAGTGATCCGTTGTTTTCCTTTGAACGCACGATGATGACAGCTGAACCGGTTGTTTATGATTATTATCAGAAGGCAGGCATTCCGGCTCCCCATGTCATTGTGTGTGATAATAGCGGCTCGGTCATACCGAGAACCTATATGTTTATGGAGTTTATTCCTAGCAAGCAGCTGAATCACCCGTCGATCTCGTTACCCGAGAAGGATAAGCTCTACCGCGAGCTGGGCAAATATACTGCCGCCATGCATCGGATTCAGGGTGAATCCTTCGGCTGGCCACAAGGAGACGGCACCATCCGAGGATCGGATCGCTGGTCCGAGGTACTGATGGCTTTTGCTGAAGAAACAGCGTCAAAGGCCGAGCAGGTTGGATATATGCCAGGTGCCCGCGAACAGATTACGAGCATGTTCCGGGATCACAGCGCATTATTTGATGAGGTGACCGTTCCCGTACTTGTCCATAACGATCTGTGGGAAGCAAACGTGTTGATACATGAAGATAAGGACGAGAAGGATACTTTGAACATTGCGGCTATCATAGATGGAGATCGGTCCATGTTTGCCGACAGGGAGTTTGAAGCCATTCTGTCCACAGCGCAGCCTGCATTTCACGAGGGTTACGGTCAAGCGCTGGATATGTCTGATCAGGGACTGGCACGCCGGCTGGCCTATAGAATATTGTCCTCTTATTTTAATGCTTATGTCCATGAATATCAGGTTGATCAGCCGCATGACGGAGAGAAGTTTCGTCAACGTACGTTGGAACTCATGGAACAATGGAAGATGATGATGGAACCATACCAATAA
- a CDS encoding pyridoxamine 5'-phosphate oxidase family protein yields the protein MNDKHLNTAFVEWLSGDQLEEKQHDAMQLLTVSEDGWPHQAMISVGEIIAMNPNTLRLALWSGTQTSMNMNRTGKATLIAVHEHKLMYVRLEIRALPPLKEAVHPRDRYEAQVAGVRVDHAPYADITTGITFQLKDEAASISRWKETIAELRQ from the coding sequence ATGAACGATAAACATCTTAATACAGCATTTGTTGAATGGCTGAGTGGAGATCAATTGGAAGAGAAACAGCATGATGCCATGCAGCTGCTAACCGTCTCAGAGGATGGATGGCCGCATCAGGCCATGATTAGTGTGGGTGAGATTATTGCTATGAACCCAAATACACTTAGACTCGCATTATGGTCAGGGACACAAACAAGTATGAATATGAACAGAACAGGCAAGGCTACCTTGATTGCCGTACATGAGCATAAGTTGATGTATGTGCGCTTGGAGATCAGGGCTCTTCCTCCGTTGAAGGAAGCCGTTCATCCTAGAGATCGGTATGAGGCTCAAGTAGCAGGCGTACGCGTGGATCATGCTCCGTATGCTGATATCACAACAGGAATCACGTTTCAACTAAAAGACGAAGCAGCATCCATATCAAGATGGAAAGAGACCATTGCAGAATTGCGTCAATAG
- the ade gene encoding adenine deaminase has translation MNKPSFERPLMADCVPDLVATARGDMKATLVIRGGTLVNVISGEILPDMSVAVQGARIAYVGKDVSHTIGEHTRIIEAEGKYIAPGLLDGHCHIESTQMKVTEFARAVLPSGTTGGFFDPHEISNVLGLKGLRLMLDEARTTPLAAYMQVASCVPSTHPGLETTGAYIGPEEVAEALSWGPDMIGLGEVMNFPGVVYGDETMIGEIQATLRAGKVADGHFTWAADDWRLPVYAASGVTGDHECVTKEDVVERLRLGMYAKMRQGSAWHDVAETIKACTELGLDTRRMMLVTDDRSSESLLKEGHMDFVVRLAISQGVKPVTAFQMATINTAERFGVARDIGAVIPGNIADIILLDGRLADVRVGMTIAAGHVVAEKGKMTAVWDSFTYPEEALNTVKLEANIQPKDMELPAPIAEGAIGAKIIHVTENHVDTKEKHVPVTVQNGKVAVSTTGDICKIAVLERHKQTGNKAVALVGGIGFTRPSAIAMTVAHDSHNLLIIGNDDALMAEAGNRVIRMQGGVTVITDEGATEFPLRIAGLMSTEPFEEVAAQSAAISEALQSAGCTLNNAFMTLSLLALVVIPELRLSDKGLVRISAEGIELVTLFDETTESSPITPAGT, from the coding sequence ATGAACAAACCATCTTTTGAACGGCCATTAATGGCAGATTGTGTGCCTGATCTGGTAGCAACAGCGCGAGGAGATATGAAGGCAACATTAGTCATTCGGGGAGGGACGCTGGTTAATGTCATCTCGGGTGAAATTTTGCCGGATATGTCCGTTGCGGTGCAGGGAGCTCGTATTGCCTATGTTGGCAAAGATGTGAGTCATACCATCGGAGAACATACACGCATTATTGAAGCAGAAGGGAAATACATTGCTCCAGGATTACTGGACGGACATTGCCACATCGAGAGCACGCAGATGAAGGTGACGGAGTTTGCGAGAGCCGTACTGCCTTCCGGTACAACCGGTGGTTTTTTTGACCCGCATGAGATTTCCAACGTACTTGGACTCAAGGGTCTGCGGCTTATGCTGGATGAAGCGAGAACCACGCCGCTCGCAGCCTATATGCAGGTGGCTTCCTGTGTGCCTTCAACACATCCTGGTTTGGAGACGACAGGAGCTTATATCGGGCCTGAGGAAGTGGCTGAGGCCCTCTCCTGGGGCCCTGACATGATTGGGCTTGGTGAGGTCATGAACTTCCCGGGTGTCGTATACGGGGATGAAACGATGATTGGAGAAATTCAGGCTACGCTGCGGGCCGGCAAGGTGGCGGACGGTCACTTTACCTGGGCAGCGGATGACTGGCGTTTACCTGTTTATGCGGCAAGCGGTGTGACTGGAGATCATGAATGTGTGACGAAGGAAGATGTCGTGGAGCGTCTGAGACTTGGCATGTATGCCAAAATGCGTCAGGGATCAGCTTGGCATGACGTGGCAGAAACCATCAAAGCCTGTACCGAACTCGGGCTGGATACCCGCCGAATGATGCTGGTGACCGATGATCGGAGTTCCGAATCGCTTCTCAAAGAAGGACACATGGACTTCGTCGTCCGACTGGCCATCTCGCAGGGTGTCAAACCCGTGACTGCCTTCCAAATGGCAACGATAAACACAGCTGAACGTTTCGGTGTGGCTCGTGATATTGGGGCCGTTATCCCGGGCAATATAGCTGATATTATCTTACTGGATGGCCGACTGGCAGATGTGCGTGTGGGCATGACAATTGCTGCCGGGCATGTTGTCGCAGAGAAGGGGAAGATGACGGCTGTCTGGGATAGCTTCACTTATCCGGAAGAAGCGTTGAATACGGTGAAGCTGGAAGCTAATATTCAGCCAAAAGATATGGAACTGCCAGCACCGATTGCCGAGGGAGCCATTGGGGCCAAAATCATTCATGTGACTGAAAACCATGTGGATACCAAAGAGAAGCATGTTCCTGTAACGGTGCAAAACGGTAAGGTAGCTGTGTCCACGACGGGGGATATCTGCAAAATCGCAGTACTGGAACGGCATAAGCAAACCGGAAACAAGGCAGTTGCACTTGTCGGCGGCATTGGATTCACACGCCCTTCAGCCATTGCCATGACCGTAGCTCATGACAGTCACAATCTTCTCATTATCGGTAACGATGATGCCTTGATGGCGGAGGCAGGTAATCGGGTAATCCGCATGCAAGGCGGGGTTACCGTAATTACGGACGAAGGTGCAACCGAGTTTCCGCTTCGGATCGCAGGATTAATGTCCACCGAGCCCTTTGAAGAAGTTGCTGCACAATCTGCTGCAATCAGCGAAGCACTGCAATCGGCAGGCTGTACTCTGAATAATGCCTTCATGACACTTTCCCTGCTTGCTCTGGTCGTTATTCCCGAGCTGCGTTTGTCCGATAAGGGGTTAGTACGGATCTCGGCAGAGGGAATTGAACTGGTGACGCTATTCGACGAGACAACGGAAAGCAGTCCAATTACGCCTGCCGGGACATAA
- the helD gene encoding RNA polymerase recycling motor HelD yields the protein MSTDQQWSEEQRRVDIVTDQIERKITDLEKEVGSFRDEVVEMRKDFWDEVTMNFSEADDVGETSTSMRQQSQVLSDRERSHLNTAAALDKMKRLHHSPYFGRIDFKEDGYPQAERIYLGIASLLDEKEESFLVYDWRAPISNLYYDGAPGPITYHTPSGEISGDIEMKRQFVIRDGRIRFMFDTGVTIGDELLQAVLSRTSDAQMKSIVATIQKEQNRIIRNDRTRMLIVQGAAGSGKTSAALQRVAYLLYKYREHLQADQMVLFSPNPMFNSYVSTVLPELGEENMLQTTFQEYLERRLGREYQLEDPFIQLEYVLSNMEDPGYTARMSGIRFKSSEAFLKVITRFKDSLMSEGMKFKPVRFQGQAVVTAEAMAEKFYSFGSSVKLVNRLEMLRDWMLKELSAFGKSELEAPWVDQQLDLMEPEDLQRAYQRLKRKQKGKVDTFDDFAQEREILARMVVSDRLKPLRKWIKSLRFVDIRQLYAHLFQDQAQMIRLLEGEALPAHWDEICSMTLRRMKVQELAYEDITPYLYLRELLLGFHINSNIRHVIIDEAQDYSAFQLAFMKRLFPRAKITALGDFNQAIYAHSSVLRGTGPLTNLYGPENTEVIELTRSYRSTQEIVEFTRGMVPGGEEIIPFNRSGEKPAVIVSSNTEEHMKKIAADLSHLIQEEYESVAVICKTAEESKEVHEALSRVLPAAPKLIKKTTLAFERGVHVIPAYLAKGVEFDAVLIYDGSAEQYAQEHERKLFYTACTRAMHLLHVYSLGKPSPFITSQPQQLYDINHVSAAQTD from the coding sequence ATGAGTACTGACCAGCAATGGAGCGAGGAGCAGCGGAGAGTAGACATCGTAACCGATCAGATCGAGCGGAAAATAACCGACCTTGAAAAGGAGGTAGGTTCCTTCCGGGATGAAGTTGTGGAAATGAGAAAGGACTTCTGGGATGAAGTCACCATGAACTTCAGTGAGGCGGATGATGTTGGGGAAACATCCACCAGCATGCGGCAGCAATCGCAGGTCCTGTCGGATCGGGAACGCAGTCATCTGAATACGGCAGCAGCGCTGGATAAAATGAAACGACTGCATCACTCGCCCTATTTTGGACGTATCGATTTTAAGGAAGACGGTTATCCGCAAGCAGAGCGGATTTATCTGGGTATTGCTTCACTGCTGGATGAGAAGGAAGAATCCTTCCTGGTCTACGACTGGCGAGCGCCGATATCCAATCTGTATTACGATGGTGCCCCCGGACCAATTACTTACCATACACCAAGCGGGGAAATCAGTGGCGATATCGAAATGAAACGACAGTTTGTCATTCGGGATGGTCGTATCCGTTTTATGTTCGATACTGGGGTTACCATTGGAGATGAACTTCTTCAGGCAGTGCTGAGCCGTACATCGGATGCGCAAATGAAAAGCATTGTGGCGACCATTCAAAAGGAACAAAACCGAATTATCCGCAATGACCGTACACGTATGCTGATTGTGCAGGGAGCAGCCGGCAGCGGCAAAACGTCAGCTGCACTGCAGCGTGTAGCCTATCTTCTATACAAGTATCGCGAGCATTTGCAGGCCGATCAGATGGTACTCTTTTCGCCGAATCCGATGTTCAACAGTTACGTATCCACGGTACTGCCTGAGCTAGGGGAAGAAAATATGCTGCAAACGACGTTTCAGGAGTACCTGGAACGCAGGCTTGGCCGCGAATATCAGCTGGAGGATCCATTCATTCAGCTTGAATACGTCCTCTCCAATATGGAGGATCCAGGATACACGGCGCGTATGTCAGGCATTCGCTTCAAGTCTTCCGAAGCCTTCCTGAAAGTGATTACGCGATTCAAGGACAGCCTGATGTCGGAAGGCATGAAATTCAAACCGGTGCGGTTCCAGGGACAGGCGGTTGTCACAGCGGAGGCGATGGCTGAGAAATTCTACAGCTTCGGATCATCCGTGAAGCTGGTAAATCGTCTGGAAATGCTTCGGGACTGGATGCTGAAGGAATTGTCGGCCTTTGGCAAAAGTGAATTGGAAGCACCTTGGGTTGATCAGCAGCTGGATCTGATGGAACCGGAAGATCTGCAGCGTGCTTATCAGCGGCTGAAGCGCAAACAAAAGGGGAAAGTGGATACCTTCGATGATTTTGCACAGGAACGGGAGATCCTGGCCCGCATGGTGGTTAGTGATCGGCTCAAGCCATTGCGGAAGTGGATCAAATCGCTGCGATTCGTGGATATTCGCCAGTTGTATGCGCATCTGTTCCAGGACCAGGCACAGATGATTCGACTGCTGGAAGGCGAGGCACTGCCTGCCCACTGGGATGAAATCTGCAGCATGACTCTTCGCCGAATGAAAGTACAGGAACTGGCGTATGAGGACATTACACCTTATCTGTATTTGCGGGAGCTGCTGCTTGGGTTCCATATCAACTCAAATATAAGACATGTGATTATTGACGAGGCCCAGGATTATTCTGCGTTTCAGCTGGCTTTCATGAAAAGACTGTTTCCACGGGCGAAAATAACGGCCTTGGGTGATTTTAATCAGGCGATCTATGCCCATTCTTCAGTACTTCGTGGTACTGGACCACTAACAAACCTGTATGGACCAGAGAATACGGAAGTGATCGAACTCACGCGGAGCTACCGTTCAACACAGGAGATTGTGGAGTTTACAAGGGGGATGGTTCCCGGTGGGGAAGAGATCATTCCGTTCAATCGCAGCGGCGAGAAGCCGGCAGTCATTGTGTCATCCAATACGGAGGAGCATATGAAGAAGATTGCAGCGGATCTTAGTCATCTCATTCAGGAAGAATATGAATCAGTTGCGGTAATCTGTAAGACGGCGGAAGAGAGCAAGGAAGTTCATGAGGCGTTAAGCCGCGTACTGCCTGCTGCGCCGAAATTGATCAAGAAGACAACACTTGCCTTCGAACGGGGTGTGCATGTCATACCGGCATACCTTGCAAAAGGGGTGGAGTTTGATGCGGTGCTGATCTATGACGGGTCAGCAGAACAATATGCGCAGGAGCACGAGCGCAAACTGTTCTATACGGCGTGTACCCGAGCGATGCACCTGCTCCATGTGTACAGCCTTGGTAAACCAAGTCCGTTCATAACCTCACAGCCGCAGCAATTATATGACATTAATCATGTATCTGCGGCTCAAACAGATTAA
- the yicI gene encoding alpha-xylosidase, giving the protein MKFTDGFWMTREGYHIQNPTDIRDIVQKGDSLTVYAATKYIRTKGDTLNGTLLKATYSSPMPNVIRVTLNHHKGRVKKSPEFELNYQDVNVDITQNEQGAVLKSGNLEVQIDKTKGWDVSFLYEGKRITGSGQRAAGYITGPSKEAYFREQLDLGVGEYVYGLGERFTPFVKNGQVVDTWNEDGGTSSEQSYKNIPFYLSSKGYGVFVNHPERVSYEIASENVSKVQFSVEGETLEYFIIGGANPKDVLDNYTKLTGKPALPPAWTFGLWLTTSFTTDYDEATVNHFVDGMAERDLPLSVFHFDCFWMKEYQWSDFVWDEAMFPDPEGMIRRLKDKGLKICAWINPYIAEKSYLFDEGMENGYLVKTADGSVWQWDMWQAGMALVDFTNPDAVKWYKSKLEVLLDQGVDSFKTDFGERIPTDVVYFDGSDPVKMHNYYTHLYNKAVFELLEEKIGKNEAALFARSATAGGQQFPVHWGGDCSSTYESMAESLRGGLSLGLSGFGFWSHDISGFENTATPDVYKRWVQFGLLSSHSRLHGSTSYRVPWLFDEESVDVVRDFTKLKNSLMPYLYNSAQESTVKGIPMMRAMVLDFPEDPATYSLDTQYMFGDSILVAPIFNKEGDVTYYLPEGTWTNFLTGNKVQGGRFVRENHNFRTLPMMIKPNSLIAVGATNSKPDYDFANEVSLHLFELADGNTAQAVVVNQQAEQELVVNVTRNGSVLEVRAEGAGKPWNVVLRGIESVSSVEGGSQTAGEQGIVVTAAAGVSSLTIQL; this is encoded by the coding sequence ATGAAATTTACTGATGGATTCTGGATGACTCGTGAAGGATACCACATTCAAAACCCGACTGACATTCGTGATATTGTGCAAAAAGGGGATTCGTTGACCGTATATGCGGCAACTAAATATATTCGTACCAAAGGGGACACGTTGAACGGTACCTTGCTGAAAGCAACGTACAGCTCACCTATGCCTAACGTTATTCGTGTAACTTTGAATCACCATAAAGGAAGAGTAAAAAAGAGTCCAGAGTTTGAACTCAACTATCAAGATGTGAATGTTGACATCACGCAAAATGAACAAGGAGCTGTTTTGAAAAGCGGCAATCTTGAAGTTCAAATCGACAAAACCAAAGGCTGGGACGTCAGCTTCCTGTATGAAGGAAAACGGATTACGGGCAGCGGTCAGAGAGCGGCTGGTTATATTACAGGTCCAAGCAAAGAAGCATACTTCCGCGAGCAGCTTGATCTTGGCGTGGGTGAATACGTTTACGGTCTGGGCGAGCGCTTCACACCATTTGTTAAGAATGGTCAAGTGGTTGACACGTGGAATGAAGACGGCGGTACAAGCAGCGAGCAGTCCTATAAGAACATTCCTTTCTATTTGTCCAGTAAAGGATATGGTGTATTTGTAAACCATCCTGAACGCGTATCCTATGAAATTGCATCTGAAAATGTATCTAAAGTGCAGTTCAGCGTAGAAGGCGAGACGTTGGAATACTTCATTATCGGCGGTGCCAATCCGAAGGATGTACTTGATAACTATACAAAATTGACAGGTAAACCAGCCCTTCCACCGGCATGGACGTTTGGTCTGTGGCTGACAACATCATTTACAACCGATTATGATGAAGCAACCGTTAACCATTTTGTGGACGGCATGGCTGAACGTGATCTTCCACTTTCCGTATTCCACTTTGACTGCTTCTGGATGAAGGAATACCAATGGTCTGATTTCGTATGGGATGAAGCGATGTTCCCGGATCCGGAAGGCATGATTCGTCGTTTGAAAGACAAAGGCCTTAAAATCTGTGCTTGGATCAACCCATATATTGCAGAAAAGTCCTACTTGTTCGATGAAGGTATGGAGAACGGTTATCTGGTAAAAACAGCTGATGGCAGCGTGTGGCAGTGGGATATGTGGCAAGCAGGTATGGCTCTGGTTGATTTCACGAATCCGGATGCTGTTAAGTGGTATAAGAGCAAGCTGGAAGTACTGCTTGATCAAGGTGTAGATTCATTCAAGACAGACTTCGGCGAAAGAATTCCGACGGATGTTGTCTACTTTGACGGCTCTGATCCGGTTAAAATGCATAACTACTATACACATCTCTATAACAAAGCTGTATTTGAATTGCTTGAAGAGAAAATTGGCAAGAACGAAGCTGCCCTGTTTGCCCGCTCGGCAACAGCAGGTGGTCAACAGTTCCCGGTTCACTGGGGCGGAGACTGCTCTTCTACTTATGAATCCATGGCTGAATCGCTTCGCGGCGGTCTGTCACTCGGACTATCCGGCTTCGGCTTCTGGAGTCATGATATCAGCGGATTTGAAAATACAGCAACACCTGACGTATACAAACGCTGGGTACAATTCGGTCTGTTGTCTTCCCACAGCCGTCTACACGGAAGTACTTCGTATCGTGTGCCTTGGCTGTTTGACGAGGAATCCGTGGACGTTGTTCGTGACTTCACCAAACTTAAAAACAGCCTGATGCCTTACCTCTATAATTCTGCTCAGGAATCGACGGTGAAAGGTATCCCGATGATGCGCGCCATGGTGCTGGACTTCCCAGAGGATCCTGCAACATACAGCCTGGATACGCAGTACATGTTCGGGGATTCGATTCTTGTAGCGCCGATCTTCAATAAGGAAGGCGATGTAACTTACTACTTGCCAGAAGGAACATGGACAAACTTCCTGACAGGCAACAAAGTACAAGGCGGGCGTTTCGTACGTGAGAATCACAACTTCCGTACATTGCCAATGATGATCAAACCAAACAGCTTGATTGCAGTGGGTGCAACCAACAGCAAACCGGATTATGATTTTGCAAATGAAGTTTCCCTGCACTTGTTCGAGCTCGCCGATGGCAACACGGCTCAAGCGGTTGTTGTGAACCAACAGGCTGAGCAGGAGCTGGTTGTGAACGTAACTCGTAATGGATCTGTTCTGGAGGTACGTGCTGAAGGTGCAGGCAAGCCATGGAATGTGGTACTTCGCGGCATCGAAAGTGTATCCAGTGTTGAAGGTGGATCTCAGACAGCTGGAGAACAAGGCATCGTAGTAACTGCAGCAGCAGGCGTAAGCTCGCTCACGATTCAATTGTAA